A portion of the Cryptomeria japonica chromosome 5, Sugi_1.0, whole genome shotgun sequence genome contains these proteins:
- the LOC131875809 gene encoding indoleamine 2,3-dioxygenase-like: MDMTVISRQFAVIVNKKGIQILKRISACAYTKGNVNNSSSSSAQFFEVSGHRGFLPAMDPLPHLSHPQFSPWEETLHDLPKLLAAFDHGQKLRQTIEKLPPFPYQDLLLGGDSEIWRGMLVLAFMTHAYIWGAPSPVSVLPSKLAVSFCEVSSSLGMPPVLTYASYALLSWRIVDKTSAIELGNIVCLQNFYGGLDEEWFRLVHVDIEAKAGVGLKAVVDAHDAVAQQDVAQVRESPHSSVALFKYVFFLGNHRAALYANGRS; this comes from the coding sequence ATGGATATGACCGTGATCTCAAGGCAATTTGCAGTGATCGTCAATAAGAAAGGCATTCAAATTCTGAAGAGGATTAGTGCCTGTGCATATACGAAAGGCAATGTGAATAACTCATCTTCTTCTAGTGCTCAGTTTTTTGAGGTCTCTGGGCATAGAGGTTTTCTACCAGCCATGGATCCTCTGCCTCATCTCTCACACCCACAATTCAGTCCATGGGAAGAAACTCTGCACGATCTCCCCAAGTTGCTTGCTGCCTTCGACCATGGCCAAAAGCTCCGCCAAACTATAGAGAAATTACCACCATTTCCTTACCAAGATTTGTTACTAGGAGGAGATTCAGAGATTTGGAGAGGAATGTTGGTTTTGGCGTTCATGACACACGCTTATATATGGGGCGCTCCATCTCCAGTAAGTGTGCTTCCCAGTAAGTTGGCAGTTTCATTCTGCGAAGTTTCTTCAAGCCTGGGCATGCCTCCTGTTCTGACATATGCCTCTTATGCTCTCTTGAGTTGGCGTATTGTGGACAAAACCTCTGCAATCGAGCTGGGAAACATAGTCTGTCTTCAAAATTTCTATGGTGGTTTGGACGAAGAATGGTTTCGTCTTGTCCATGTTGATATTGAGGCCAAGGCAGGTGTAGGATTGAAGGCCGTGGTGGATGCCCATGATGCTGTTGCTCAACAAGATGTGGCTCAGGTAAGGGAATCTCCCCACTCTTCTGTTGCATTGTTTAAATACGTTTTTTTCCTTGGTAATCATAGAGCAGCTCTGTATGCTAATGGTAGGTCTTAG